One part of the Halopenitus persicus genome encodes these proteins:
- a CDS encoding DUF420 domain-containing protein yields the protein MALRARDHVPAVAALLSAAALALVFAAVTGSIPTAYVPDPGPAVLSSFTHLNAVISVIAITTIAAGWRAIRNGDVRRHRILMGLSTVLFGTFLVCYLWRLTLVGTAEFPGPEVYYRYVYLPFLAVHILLAIVCIPLVCYALVSALTRPVAAIPETAHRRVGRIAAPLWIVSFAMGVGVYLLLHHVF from the coding sequence ATGGCCCTTCGAGCTCGCGACCACGTGCCGGCGGTGGCGGCGCTGCTGTCGGCGGCCGCGTTGGCGCTCGTGTTCGCCGCGGTGACCGGATCGATCCCCACGGCGTACGTTCCCGACCCCGGTCCGGCGGTGCTGTCGTCGTTCACCCATCTCAACGCCGTCATCTCGGTCATCGCGATCACGACGATCGCGGCCGGCTGGCGGGCGATCCGGAACGGCGACGTGCGGCGCCACCGCATCCTGATGGGACTGTCAACCGTTCTGTTCGGCACCTTCCTCGTGTGTTACCTCTGGCGGCTGACCCTCGTCGGGACCGCCGAGTTTCCCGGCCCAGAGGTGTATTACCGATACGTCTACCTTCCGTTCCTCGCGGTCCACATCCTGTTGGCGATCGTCTGCATCCCGCTCGTCTGTTACGCGCTGGTGTCCGCGCTGACGCGACCGGTCGCGGCGATCCCCGAGACGGCCCACCGACGCGTCGGTCGGATCGCGGCCCCGCTGTGGATCGTCTCCTTCGCGATGGGCGTCGGCGTCTACCTGCTGTTGCACCACGTGTTCTAA
- a CDS encoding helix-turn-helix domain-containing protein, producing the protein MAKYSTGSSSGGGDGDSCELCGRETGDLRRAKVAGATLLVCSNCRPHDDSADSSSSGGSGSSDRGDDSPSRSQELARKQAEMYDAGKGDASHWEQHGTDYEDDQLPYLVSGYGARAEQARQDAGLTIEELSAETGLAEDDVLAVEQGRAARANVGGSVIRALEEHLDVTLVDE; encoded by the coding sequence ATGGCCAAATACTCGACGGGGTCGTCAAGCGGCGGCGGCGACGGCGACTCCTGCGAGCTCTGCGGACGCGAGACGGGCGATCTCCGACGAGCGAAGGTCGCGGGCGCGACCCTGCTCGTCTGTTCGAACTGTCGCCCACACGACGACAGCGCCGACTCGAGTTCGAGCGGCGGGTCGGGCAGTTCCGACCGGGGGGACGACTCCCCGAGTCGGTCGCAGGAGCTCGCGCGCAAGCAGGCGGAGATGTACGACGCGGGGAAAGGCGACGCCAGCCACTGGGAGCAACACGGGACCGATTACGAGGACGACCAGCTCCCCTATCTCGTGTCCGGCTACGGCGCACGCGCCGAGCAGGCGCGCCAGGACGCGGGGCTGACGATCGAGGAGCTCTCCGCGGAGACCGGCCTCGCGGAGGACGACGTCCTGGCGGTCGAACAGGGCCGAGCCGCCCGCGCCAACGTCGGCGGGTCGGTCATCCGGGCGCTCGAGGAGCACCTGGACGTCACCCTCGTCGACGAGTAA
- a CDS encoding DMT family transporter, producing MELLALAGLLFAALAAVLWAVHNVIVRVATRTGTVADTLAVVLAVNVLCLVPFSAVAYYPDYGLTPVSTGAFAAAGLAGLLLGRLCMFEAITAIGASRTTPVVSASTLVSTGLAVWLLGETITARHLVGICCIVAGVAVISWLTATDAGDDDSLRGIGVSLLLPLAAAAFIGIEPVLIRVGLTAGTPIPVGLSVMIAAASVSYLGYRRVRDGAISLPRHGEGPRWYVWAGLSSSAGLIAYFAALSVAPVVIVIPIVQVSPLVVLVISAAFLPRRVERVTLRLVLAAAVVVVGAALVSLSG from the coding sequence GTGGAACTTCTCGCACTCGCGGGTCTGCTCTTTGCCGCCCTCGCGGCCGTGTTGTGGGCCGTTCACAACGTGATCGTCCGGGTCGCGACCCGAACGGGGACGGTCGCCGACACGCTGGCGGTCGTGCTGGCGGTGAACGTCCTCTGTCTCGTCCCGTTCTCGGCGGTCGCCTACTACCCCGACTACGGCCTCACGCCGGTCTCCACCGGTGCGTTCGCGGCCGCCGGGCTCGCCGGGCTGCTGCTCGGACGCCTCTGTATGTTCGAGGCGATCACGGCGATCGGGGCCAGCCGGACGACGCCCGTCGTCTCCGCGTCGACGCTGGTCTCGACCGGCCTGGCCGTGTGGCTCCTCGGGGAGACGATCACCGCGAGGCACCTCGTCGGCATCTGCTGTATCGTCGCGGGCGTCGCCGTCATCTCCTGGCTGACCGCGACGGACGCCGGGGACGACGACTCGCTCCGCGGGATCGGGGTTTCCCTGCTGTTGCCGCTTGCGGCCGCGGCGTTCATCGGGATCGAGCCGGTGTTGATCCGCGTCGGGCTGACTGCGGGGACGCCGATTCCCGTCGGCCTCTCGGTGATGATCGCGGCGGCGTCCGTCAGCTATCTCGGCTACCGGCGCGTCCGTGACGGGGCGATCTCGCTCCCTCGACACGGCGAGGGCCCCCGCTGGTACGTCTGGGCCGGGCTCTCGAGCTCGGCCGGGCTGATCGCGTACTTCGCCGCCTTGTCGGTCGCGCCGGTGGTGATCGTGATCCCGATCGTGCAGGTGTCGCCGCTGGTCGTGCTGGTCATCTCCGCGGCGTTCCTGCCGCGACGCGTCGAACGGGTCACCCTTCGGCTCGTCCTGGCGGCGGCCGTGGTCGTGGTCGGCGCCGCGCTCGTCTCGCTGTCCGGCTAG
- the katG gene encoding catalase/peroxidase HPI produces the protein MTWSNEDWWPNLLRLDILDDNVYDGSPYDEDFDYAEEFQTLDLDAVKADIEDVMTTSKEWWPADYGHYGPLFIRMAWHSAGTYRTLDGRAGAAGGLQRLPPESSWPDNINLDKSRRLLQPVKQKYGRKLSWGDLIVLAGNVALESMGFETYGFAGGRVDEFKSNEAVEWGPETEWETSSPERYKDGEIGNLKDPLANTVMGLIYVNPEGPNGEPDVAGSAKNIREEFERMAMNDEETVALIAGGHTFGKVHGADDPHEHQGPEPEAAPIEEQGLGWKHDFDEIGGMITSGIEGPWTDAPTRWDMGYIDNLLGHDWTSVKGPGGAWQWHPVEADEIEHAPGAQDASKTEQPMMLTTDVALKHDDDYRAILERFQENPDEFQQAFAKAWYKLIHRDMGPPVRFLGPEVPEETMLWQDPLPDADYDLIGDAEADELKQEILETDLTVPQLAKTAWAAASTYRDSDKRGGANGARIRLEPQRSWEVNEPAELETVLETLEDVQAEFNESRSDDVRVSLADLIVLGGNAAVEQAAAEAGYDVAVPFEPGRTDATQEQTDVESFEVLEPKVDAFRNYLGEGDYDDLYDTPEERMLDKAELLNLSVPELTALVGGMRALGATYGDSDRGILTDRPGALTNDFFVNLIDMGYEWEPVDEDGYVFEIRDRETGDVEWEATRLDLIFGSNSRLRAVADVYGAEDGEEELVGDFVDAWSKVMQLDRFDLE, from the coding sequence ATGACCTGGTCCAATGAGGACTGGTGGCCGAACCTGCTCCGACTGGATATTCTCGACGACAACGTCTACGACGGCAGTCCGTACGACGAGGACTTCGACTACGCCGAGGAGTTCCAGACGCTCGACCTCGATGCGGTGAAGGCGGACATCGAGGACGTAATGACGACCTCCAAGGAGTGGTGGCCGGCCGACTACGGCCACTACGGGCCGCTGTTCATCCGAATGGCGTGGCACAGCGCCGGAACGTACCGAACCCTCGACGGCCGTGCCGGCGCGGCCGGCGGGCTACAGCGACTCCCGCCGGAGAGCAGCTGGCCGGACAACATCAACCTCGACAAGTCCCGCCGGCTGCTCCAGCCGGTCAAGCAGAAGTACGGCCGCAAGCTCTCGTGGGGCGACCTGATCGTCCTGGCCGGGAACGTCGCGCTCGAGTCGATGGGCTTCGAGACGTACGGTTTCGCCGGCGGTCGCGTGGACGAGTTCAAATCGAACGAGGCGGTCGAGTGGGGTCCGGAAACCGAGTGGGAAACGTCCTCGCCCGAGCGGTATAAGGACGGGGAGATTGGCAATCTCAAGGACCCGCTTGCCAACACCGTGATGGGGCTCATCTACGTGAACCCCGAGGGTCCGAACGGCGAGCCTGACGTGGCGGGGTCCGCGAAGAACATCCGGGAGGAGTTCGAGCGGATGGCGATGAACGACGAGGAGACGGTCGCGCTCATCGCCGGCGGCCACACCTTCGGGAAGGTTCACGGGGCCGACGACCCCCACGAGCACCAGGGTCCCGAGCCCGAGGCGGCGCCCATCGAGGAGCAGGGACTCGGCTGGAAGCACGACTTCGACGAGATCGGCGGGATGATCACGAGCGGCATCGAGGGCCCCTGGACCGACGCGCCGACCCGGTGGGACATGGGCTACATCGACAACCTGCTGGGACACGACTGGACCTCGGTCAAGGGCCCCGGCGGAGCCTGGCAGTGGCATCCGGTCGAGGCGGACGAGATCGAGCACGCCCCGGGCGCACAGGACGCGTCGAAGACGGAACAGCCGATGATGCTGACGACCGACGTCGCCCTGAAGCACGACGACGACTACCGGGCGATCCTGGAACGCTTCCAGGAGAACCCCGACGAGTTCCAGCAGGCGTTCGCGAAGGCGTGGTACAAGCTCATCCACCGCGACATGGGCCCGCCGGTGCGGTTCCTCGGTCCGGAGGTCCCCGAGGAGACGATGCTCTGGCAGGACCCGCTTCCGGACGCGGACTACGACCTGATCGGCGACGCGGAGGCCGACGAGCTCAAGCAGGAGATCCTCGAGACGGATCTGACCGTCCCGCAGCTCGCGAAGACCGCGTGGGCCGCGGCGTCGACCTACCGCGACAGCGACAAGCGCGGCGGCGCGAACGGCGCCCGGATCCGGCTCGAGCCCCAGCGGAGCTGGGAGGTCAACGAGCCGGCGGAGCTTGAGACGGTCCTCGAGACCCTGGAGGACGTTCAGGCGGAGTTCAACGAGTCCCGATCCGACGACGTGCGGGTCTCGCTGGCCGACCTGATCGTCCTCGGCGGCAACGCGGCCGTCGAGCAGGCGGCAGCCGAGGCCGGCTACGACGTGGCGGTCCCGTTCGAACCGGGCCGCACGGACGCCACTCAGGAGCAGACCGACGTCGAGTCCTTCGAGGTGCTCGAGCCGAAGGTCGACGCCTTCCGGAACTACCTCGGCGAGGGCGACTACGACGATCTGTACGACACCCCCGAGGAGCGAATGCTCGACAAGGCGGAGCTGTTGAACCTGTCGGTCCCCGAGCTGACGGCGCTCGTCGGCGGGATGCGCGCGCTAGGCGCCACGTACGGCGATTCGGACCGCGGCATCCTCACCGACCGGCCGGGCGCGCTGACCAACGACTTCTTCGTGAACCTGATCGACATGGGCTACGAGTGGGAGCCGGTCGACGAGGACGGATACGTCTTCGAGATCCGCGACCGCGAGACCGGCGACGTCGAATGGGAGGCCACTCGTCTGGACCTCATCTTCGGCTCGAACTCCCGGCTCCGCGCCGTCGCGGACGTCTACGGGGCCGAGGACGGCGAGGAGGAACTCGTCGGGGACTTCGTCGACGCCTGGAGCAAGGTCATGCAGCTCGACCGGTTCGACCTGGAGTGA
- a CDS encoding phosphoribosylglycinamide synthetase C domain-containing protein, translated as MASTRFLFVSADAALITDLAWQVHREGHDVKYYIEAESDREIGDGFVPKTDDWRADVEWADVIVFDDIWVGSDVGTGALAEELRAEGHAVVGGTPNTDRLEEDRGYAMDVLEEHGVNTVEHHVFHDFDAGIQHVQEHPAPYVIKPLGEVQNVKRLLYVGNEDDGSDVVDVLQAYKKAWGHRMKGFQLQRKVEGVEIAICGFFNGEEFIDRVNFNFEHKKLFPGNIGPSTGEMGTSMFWAGQNKLFTETFGKLEGWLADEGYVGSIDINCIVNETGIYPLEFTPRFGYPTIALQEESIESSTGEFFYDLAHGNDPELDVHNGYQIAVRIVLPPFPFDDEQTYDENSRNAAVVFETESHEGVHIEDAKKVDGQWRVAGDNGMPIVVTGKGDTMAAAREQAYDRIDDIVMPNMYYRDDIGERWTDGEGDRLQAWGYLGP; from the coding sequence ATGGCATCCACACGGTTCCTGTTCGTCTCCGCGGATGCGGCGCTCATCACGGACCTGGCCTGGCAGGTCCATCGCGAGGGACACGACGTGAAATACTACATCGAGGCCGAAAGCGACCGGGAGATCGGGGACGGATTCGTTCCCAAGACGGACGACTGGCGTGCGGACGTCGAGTGGGCCGACGTCATCGTTTTCGACGACATCTGGGTCGGCTCCGACGTCGGAACGGGGGCGCTCGCCGAGGAGCTCCGTGCGGAGGGACACGCCGTCGTCGGCGGGACGCCGAACACCGACCGGCTCGAGGAGGACCGCGGCTACGCGATGGACGTCCTCGAGGAGCACGGCGTGAACACCGTCGAACACCACGTCTTCCACGACTTCGATGCGGGCATCCAGCACGTTCAGGAACACCCCGCCCCGTACGTCATCAAGCCGCTCGGGGAGGTGCAGAACGTCAAGCGGCTCCTGTACGTCGGGAACGAGGACGACGGGAGCGACGTCGTCGACGTCCTGCAGGCATATAAGAAGGCGTGGGGCCACCGGATGAAGGGCTTCCAGCTCCAGCGGAAGGTCGAGGGCGTCGAGATCGCCATCTGCGGGTTCTTCAACGGCGAGGAGTTCATCGACCGCGTCAACTTCAACTTCGAGCACAAGAAGCTGTTCCCCGGAAACATCGGCCCCTCGACCGGCGAGATGGGGACGTCGATGTTCTGGGCCGGGCAGAACAAGCTGTTCACGGAGACCTTCGGCAAGCTCGAGGGCTGGCTCGCCGACGAGGGCTACGTCGGGAGCATCGACATCAACTGCATCGTCAACGAGACCGGAATCTACCCGCTGGAGTTCACGCCCCGGTTCGGCTATCCGACGATCGCCCTCCAGGAGGAGTCCATCGAGTCCTCGACGGGCGAGTTCTTTTATGACCTCGCCCACGGCAACGACCCCGAACTAGACGTTCACAACGGCTACCAGATCGCCGTTCGGATCGTGCTCCCGCCGTTCCCGTTCGACGACGAGCAGACGTACGACGAGAACTCCCGGAACGCGGCCGTAGTGTTCGAGACGGAGAGCCACGAGGGGGTTCACATCGAGGACGCGAAGAAGGTCGACGGCCAGTGGCGCGTCGCCGGCGACAACGGGATGCCCATCGTGGTGACCGGCAAAGGCGACACGATGGCGGCCGCACGCGAGCAGGCGTACGACCGAATCGATGACATCGTGATGCCCAACATGTACTACCGAGACGACATCGGCGAGCGGTGGACGGACGGCGAGGGCGACCGGCTGCAGGCGTGGGGCTATCTGGGTCCGTGA
- a CDS encoding ATP-binding protein, with the protein MERFVDRDRELDQLTDCYESETADFVVIYGRRRLGKSELVRRSVADRDDAVYYQAVESTSQNQLEGFVDAATTQFPSLQNVRRDWEAVLETLGEEDAIVVIDEFPFLIEEDESLPSRIQRVWDMELQETGMTLVLVGSSISVMEEKVLSGSAPLYGRRTATIDLKPLSVADARRFFPAYDSETAIAAWSIYGGTPYYLQTIDPDQSLGMNVQQSILSERGLLYSEPEFLLRTELRQPNTYFSILRALAHGRRTPNEIAGMAGVESGSLSAYLQKLRRLRLVERHIPVTESPTASKRGRYRIAAPLFRFWFRFVYGTQDRLRMLGDDAYDELVAPELADYVSPLFERLCQQALPDLIDRRFRDVGQWWFKEHELDVLGLTDEGLVAGECKFTSQPVSEGVLSDLERTTSEVRWSTGPADGEPLYVLCSRSGYTDDLERVADSRDDVLLLELSAIIT; encoded by the coding sequence ATGGAACGATTCGTTGATCGGGACCGCGAACTCGATCAACTCACGGACTGCTACGAGTCCGAGACCGCGGACTTCGTCGTCATCTATGGCCGTCGTCGCCTCGGAAAAAGCGAGCTCGTCCGCCGGTCCGTCGCTGATCGGGATGACGCCGTCTACTATCAAGCGGTCGAATCCACGTCGCAAAACCAGCTCGAAGGGTTCGTCGATGCCGCCACCACGCAGTTTCCGTCACTGCAGAACGTCCGCCGCGACTGGGAAGCCGTGCTCGAAACGCTCGGCGAGGAGGACGCGATCGTCGTCATCGACGAGTTCCCGTTCCTCATCGAGGAGGACGAGTCGCTTCCCTCACGGATCCAGCGCGTCTGGGATATGGAGCTCCAGGAGACGGGGATGACGCTCGTACTCGTCGGCTCCTCGATCAGCGTTATGGAGGAGAAGGTTCTCTCCGGCAGCGCGCCGCTGTACGGTCGGCGGACGGCGACGATCGACCTCAAGCCCCTCTCCGTCGCCGATGCACGCCGGTTCTTTCCGGCATACGACTCCGAGACTGCCATCGCCGCGTGGTCGATCTACGGCGGCACGCCGTATTACCTCCAGACCATCGACCCCGACCAGTCGTTAGGAATGAACGTCCAGCAGTCGATCCTGTCGGAACGCGGACTCCTCTACTCCGAGCCCGAGTTCCTGCTCCGGACCGAACTCCGACAGCCGAATACGTATTTTAGCATTCTCCGTGCGCTCGCTCACGGGCGTCGGACTCCGAACGAGATCGCAGGGATGGCTGGCGTGGAGTCGGGGTCGCTCAGCGCGTACCTCCAGAAGCTTCGCCGCCTCCGCCTCGTCGAACGCCATATTCCCGTCACTGAATCGCCGACGGCCTCGAAGCGTGGGCGGTACCGCATCGCCGCGCCGCTGTTCCGCTTCTGGTTCCGGTTCGTGTATGGCACTCAGGACCGACTTCGAATGCTCGGCGACGACGCGTACGACGAGCTCGTTGCGCCCGAGCTGGCGGATTACGTGAGTCCGCTGTTCGAACGGCTCTGTCAGCAAGCGCTCCCGGACCTCATCGATCGACGGTTCCGTGACGTCGGCCAGTGGTGGTTCAAAGAACACGAGTTGGACGTCCTTGGACTCACGGACGAGGGACTCGTCGCCGGCGAATGCAAGTTCACCTCACAACCCGTGAGCGAAGGCGTCCTCTCGGACCTCGAACGAACGACGTCGGAAGTGCGGTGGTCAACGGGACCGGCAGACGGAGAGCCGCTATACGTCCTGTGCAGCCGCTCCGGGTACACCGACGATCTCGAACGCGTTGCGGACTCGCGTGACGACGTGCTCCTCCTCGAGTTATCCGCCATCATCACGTGA
- a CDS encoding PAS domain-containing protein: MDVLSLTLSLSLLLRLVGVGASLILLYHVRDRRFAFLTLLLSLMAVRQLFALSGFAPGVTEIPGLLVSVFSLVVIYYLYGYVRQEQATKAELTETNRTLRASRSRLAATVAASPEDVVVFDAEGRCVEIISGNDEDVTPDLVGRSVTELFPPEPAGRMLEAIETTRRTGTVERIEYTVDQDGDRRWYDVRTARVDDSGSSAAADDRVLASRREITERKERERDRRRFRRAVDAAGAAVYITDRDATIVYVNPAFEDITGYAAEEAIGRTPRLLSSGAHDEEYYERLWDTIESGRTWREEITNERKSGDRYHASQTIAPVFDEDGGIVEYVAIQIEVTDRKLRERQLAVLDRILRHNLRNDLSLVLGYAETIEEATDGTLRESARRIRETGTGLLEKAETERRVVQLITENPTPRPLDVRPMVDAAVETVRTAAPAATIELEAPESASAVTLPALETALEEVLENAVVHGDAEPRVWVTVEATDGSVTVRIADDGPGIPEQERAILTEKHDIDALYHGSGIGLWYVFWVVKLSGGQLSFEERSPRGSVVVITLDRADR, translated from the coding sequence ATGGACGTACTCAGCCTGACGCTCTCGCTGTCCCTGTTGTTGCGGCTCGTTGGCGTCGGGGCGTCGCTCATATTGCTGTACCACGTTCGTGACCGTCGGTTCGCGTTCCTCACGCTGTTGCTGTCGCTGATGGCGGTCAGACAGCTGTTCGCCCTCTCGGGCTTCGCCCCGGGGGTCACCGAGATCCCGGGGCTCCTCGTGAGCGTGTTCTCGCTCGTGGTCATCTACTACCTGTACGGCTACGTCCGACAGGAGCAGGCCACGAAGGCAGAGCTCACCGAGACGAACAGGACCCTCCGTGCGAGCCGGAGCCGGCTCGCGGCCACGGTGGCCGCCTCGCCCGAGGACGTGGTGGTCTTCGACGCCGAGGGGCGGTGCGTCGAGATCATCTCCGGAAACGACGAGGACGTCACCCCGGATCTCGTCGGCCGGTCCGTGACGGAGCTGTTCCCGCCGGAGCCGGCCGGTCGGATGCTCGAAGCGATCGAGACGACGCGACGGACCGGCACCGTCGAGCGGATCGAGTACACGGTCGATCAGGACGGGGACCGACGCTGGTACGACGTGCGAACCGCCCGCGTGGACGATTCCGGCTCGTCCGCGGCGGCCGATGACCGCGTGCTGGCGAGCCGCCGCGAGATAACCGAGCGAAAGGAACGGGAACGCGACCGCCGGCGGTTCCGCCGCGCCGTCGATGCCGCCGGAGCCGCCGTCTACATCACCGACCGGGATGCCACGATCGTGTACGTCAATCCGGCCTTCGAGGACATCACGGGGTACGCCGCCGAGGAGGCGATCGGCCGGACCCCGCGGCTGCTCTCCTCGGGCGCACACGACGAGGAGTACTACGAGCGACTCTGGGACACGATCGAATCCGGCCGGACGTGGCGTGAGGAGATCACGAACGAACGGAAGTCGGGGGATCGATACCACGCGAGCCAGACGATAGCGCCGGTGTTCGACGAGGACGGCGGGATCGTCGAGTACGTCGCCATCCAGATCGAGGTGACCGACCGGAAGCTCCGGGAACGGCAGCTCGCGGTCCTCGACCGGATCCTTCGTCACAACCTGCGAAACGACCTGAGCCTCGTGCTCGGCTACGCGGAAACGATCGAGGAGGCCACCGACGGCACGCTTCGGGAGAGCGCCAGACGCATTCGTGAGACTGGAACCGGGCTGCTGGAGAAGGCCGAAACCGAGCGCCGCGTCGTCCAGCTCATAACCGAGAACCCGACCCCCCGTCCGCTCGACGTTCGTCCGATGGTCGACGCCGCGGTCGAGACCGTCCGGACCGCGGCGCCCGCGGCGACGATCGAACTCGAGGCGCCCGAGTCGGCGTCCGCGGTCACCCTCCCGGCCCTCGAGACCGCGCTCGAGGAGGTACTCGAGAACGCGGTCGTCCACGGGGACGCGGAGCCACGCGTGTGGGTCACCGTCGAGGCGACCGACGGGAGCGTGACCGTCCGGATCGCCGACGACGGGCCGGGGATCCCCGAACAGGAGCGGGCGATCCTGACCGAGAAGCACGACATCGACGCCCTCTATCACGGCTCGGGGATCGGGCTCTGGTACGTCTTCTGGGTGGTGAAGCTGTCGGGCGGCCAGCTCTCCTTCGAGGAGCGGTCTCCCCGCGGCAGCGTCGTCGTCATCACGCTCGACCGGGCGGATCGATAG